Proteins co-encoded in one Streptomyces sp. NBC_01283 genomic window:
- a CDS encoding TIM-barrel domain-containing protein, translated as MNGRDLVRSMKAVSLIGTGQGLRAVRSSWSRRRADAAGLAQRGVERARVPGPVTGVEPGPGGGVLRFARSELRVRVTTGGAIFWGWDGAEPDPSYALVSGSPDADPRAVLEPDKEGGWRVVSERATVVVSRLGAVELRTPGGLMLRRDLPPRWWESAGEGPGHWLQRSQVAADARFFGLGGRAQGPRLRNGTYRLWNTDPGGSFGPGDGPLYITMPVQLVVADAGCHLVFHDNTWDGAVAVREGEEGAGSGHDRAGSCEVRMDGGPLRCWVIVGTPARVLHTWASLTGPPALPPAWALGHHHARWGFGSEREVRRIVDGYRERGLPLDAVHLDIDHYDAHQVFTVDKETFPHLPQLADDLARDGVRLVSIVDPAVKAEPGNEVYDSGRATDAFVRDAAGRTVHGVVWPGRAVYPDFTDARVRAWWGGLYKERLAQGFAGFWHDMNEPVSFAAFGEPTLPRSARHALEGRGGDHREAHNVYGLGMARAGYEGLRELHPEERPFLFSRSGWAGMQRYGGTWSGDVATGWPGLRASLSLVLGLGLCGVPYSGPDVGGFDGSPSPELYLRWFQLGSYLPLFRTHAALRAGRREPWEFGPDVLEHARVALVERRRLLPYFVTLAHLARRTGTPYVRPLWWGSPEDRALRDCGDAFLLGDCLLVAPVFEPGAVRRTVRLPAGRWYDTATGQAYEGPARVLLEAPLSRIPVLARAGAVLPVRGADGGLELEVWAPGPGRTGGGLVVRDAGDGWEQPEIERFTARWAGQQVVVERDGEEGGDVGLPVTVREGARPQM; from the coding sequence ATGAACGGTCGTGACCTGGTGCGTTCGATGAAGGCGGTCAGCTTGATCGGTACGGGGCAGGGGTTGCGTGCGGTGCGGTCCTCTTGGAGCAGGCGGCGGGCCGACGCGGCCGGGCTCGCCCAGCGGGGTGTCGAACGCGCGCGGGTGCCCGGTCCGGTGACGGGAGTGGAGCCGGGGCCCGGCGGTGGGGTGCTGCGGTTCGCCCGGTCCGAGCTGCGGGTGCGGGTCACGACAGGCGGTGCGATCTTCTGGGGCTGGGACGGTGCGGAGCCCGATCCCTCGTACGCGCTCGTCAGCGGGAGTCCCGACGCGGACCCGCGGGCCGTCCTCGAGCCGGACAAGGAAGGTGGCTGGCGGGTGGTGTCGGAGCGGGCGACTGTGGTCGTCTCGCGGCTCGGCGCCGTGGAGTTGCGGACGCCCGGCGGTCTGATGCTGCGCCGTGATCTGCCGCCTCGCTGGTGGGAGTCGGCCGGCGAAGGTCCGGGGCACTGGCTGCAGCGCTCCCAGGTCGCGGCGGACGCACGGTTCTTCGGACTGGGGGGTCGTGCGCAGGGCCCTCGGCTGCGGAACGGGACGTACCGGCTGTGGAACACCGATCCCGGGGGCTCGTTCGGGCCCGGCGACGGCCCTTTGTACATCACCATGCCGGTGCAGCTCGTCGTGGCCGATGCCGGCTGTCATCTGGTGTTCCACGACAACACGTGGGACGGCGCCGTGGCGGTGCGCGAGGGCGAGGAGGGTGCGGGGTCGGGGCATGACAGGGCGGGTTCGTGCGAGGTGCGCATGGACGGCGGGCCCCTGCGGTGCTGGGTCATCGTGGGCACCCCCGCGCGCGTGCTGCACACCTGGGCCTCGCTCACCGGGCCGCCCGCGCTGCCTCCCGCGTGGGCACTCGGGCACCATCACGCGCGGTGGGGCTTCGGCAGTGAGCGCGAGGTGCGGCGGATCGTCGACGGCTACCGGGAGCGGGGGCTGCCGTTGGACGCCGTCCATCTGGACATCGACCACTACGACGCGCATCAGGTGTTCACCGTCGACAAGGAGACCTTTCCTCACCTGCCGCAGCTGGCGGACGACTTGGCCAGGGACGGCGTGCGTCTGGTGTCGATCGTGGACCCGGCGGTGAAGGCCGAGCCCGGCAATGAGGTCTACGACAGCGGCAGGGCGACGGACGCCTTTGTGCGCGATGCGGCGGGGCGGACGGTGCACGGGGTCGTCTGGCCGGGCCGGGCGGTGTATCCGGACTTCACGGACGCGCGGGTGCGGGCGTGGTGGGGCGGGCTCTACAAGGAGCGGCTCGCCCAGGGGTTCGCGGGTTTCTGGCACGACATGAACGAGCCGGTGTCCTTCGCCGCCTTCGGGGAGCCGACGCTGCCGCGCTCGGCCCGGCACGCCCTGGAGGGCCGCGGCGGCGACCACCGCGAGGCGCACAACGTGTACGGCCTCGGCATGGCGCGTGCGGGGTACGAGGGACTGCGTGAACTGCACCCCGAGGAGCGGCCGTTCCTGTTCTCGCGCTCCGGGTGGGCGGGAATGCAGCGCTACGGAGGGACGTGGTCCGGGGATGTGGCCACGGGGTGGCCGGGTCTGCGGGCGTCCCTGTCGCTGGTCCTCGGCCTGGGGCTGTGCGGTGTGCCGTATTCGGGTCCTGATGTGGGCGGGTTCGACGGCAGTCCGTCACCCGAGTTGTATCTGCGGTGGTTCCAGCTCGGCTCGTATCTGCCGCTGTTCCGTACGCATGCGGCGCTGCGGGCCGGGCGCAGGGAGCCCTGGGAGTTCGGTCCCGATGTGCTTGAGCACGCGCGCGTGGCGCTCGTCGAACGCCGGCGGCTGCTGCCGTACTTCGTGACGCTCGCGCATCTGGCGCGGCGTACGGGGACGCCGTATGTGCGGCCCCTGTGGTGGGGCAGTCCGGAGGACCGGGCGCTGCGTGACTGCGGGGACGCGTTTCTGCTCGGGGACTGTCTGCTGGTGGCGCCCGTGTTCGAGCCGGGGGCCGTCCGCCGTACGGTTCGGCTGCCGGCGGGCCGCTGGTACGACACGGCGACCGGCCAGGCGTACGAGGGGCCTGCCCGTGTGCTCCTGGAGGCTCCGCTGTCCCGGATCCCGGTGCTCGCGCGGGCAGGTGCAGTGCTGCCGGTGCGGGGCGCCGACGGTGGTCTTGAGCTGGAGGTGTGGGCGCCGGGGCCGGGACGTACGGGAGGTGGCCTGGTGGTCAGGGACGCGGGTGACGGGTGGGAGCAGCCGGAGATCGAGCGGTTCACCGCGCGGTGGGCCGGACAGCAGGTGGTGGTCGAGCGGGACGGCGAGGAAGGGGGCGACGTCGGGCTGCCGGTGACGGTGCGGGAAGGCGCGCGGCCTCAGATGTAG
- a CDS encoding acetoacetate--CoA ligase: MSSANPSPLWQPDQERIAAAQITRFQAWAAERHGAPADGGYAALHRWSVDELDTFWKSVTDWFDVRFSTPYARVLGDRSMPGAEWFPGATLNYAEHALRAAEDPARAGDPALLHVDETHEPAAVTWGELRRQVGSLAAELRTLGVRPGDRVSGYVPNIPQAVVALLATAAVGAVWTSCAPDFGARSVLDRFQQVEPVVLFTVDGYRYGGKEHDRTDAVAELRRELPTLRAVVHIPLLGTEAPEGALEWDALTASDTAPVFEPVPFGHPLWVLYSSGTTGLPKAIVQSQGGILVEHLKQLGLHCDLGPDDRFFWYTSTGWMMWNFLVSGLLTGTTIVLYDGSPGYPDTGAQWRIAERTKATLFGTSAAYVMACRKAGVHPARDFDLSTVQCVATTGSPLPPDGFRWLHDEFEDTPGGLWMASVSGGTDVCSCFAGAVPTLPVHIGELQAPGLGTDLQAWDPQGKPLIDEVGELVVTNPMPSMPIHFWNDPDGTRYHDSYFDTYPGVWRHGDWITVTSHGSVVIHGRSDSTLNRQGVRMGSADIYEAVERLPEIRESLVIGVEQPDGGYWMPLFIHLAPGATLDDGLRDRIKQTIRAQLSPRHVPDEVIEVPGIPHTLTGKRIEVPVKRLLQGTALDKAVNPGSVDNLDLLRFYENLARKRS, from the coding sequence ATGTCCTCAGCGAACCCCTCACCGCTCTGGCAGCCCGACCAGGAACGGATCGCCGCCGCGCAGATCACGCGGTTCCAGGCATGGGCCGCCGAGCGGCACGGAGCACCCGCCGACGGTGGCTACGCGGCCCTGCACCGCTGGTCCGTGGACGAACTGGACACGTTCTGGAAATCGGTCACCGACTGGTTCGATGTGCGGTTCTCGACGCCCTACGCGCGCGTACTCGGCGACCGCTCGATGCCGGGTGCCGAGTGGTTCCCCGGAGCTACGCTCAACTACGCCGAACATGCCCTGCGCGCCGCCGAGGACCCCGCGCGCGCGGGCGACCCGGCCCTCCTCCACGTCGACGAGACCCACGAGCCGGCCGCCGTCACCTGGGGCGAGCTGCGCCGCCAGGTCGGCTCCCTGGCGGCCGAGCTGCGCACCCTGGGTGTGCGCCCCGGAGACCGCGTCAGCGGATACGTCCCCAACATCCCGCAGGCCGTCGTCGCCCTTCTGGCCACCGCCGCCGTCGGCGCCGTCTGGACCTCCTGCGCCCCGGACTTCGGCGCACGCAGCGTCCTCGACCGCTTCCAGCAGGTCGAACCGGTCGTCCTGTTCACCGTCGACGGCTACCGCTACGGCGGCAAGGAGCACGACCGCACCGACGCCGTCGCCGAGCTGCGCCGCGAACTGCCCACCCTGCGCGCCGTCGTCCACATCCCGCTGCTCGGCACCGAGGCCCCCGAAGGCGCCCTGGAATGGGACGCCCTCACCGCCTCGGACACGGCCCCGGTCTTCGAACCGGTCCCGTTCGGCCACCCCTTGTGGGTGCTCTACTCCTCCGGCACGACGGGCCTGCCCAAGGCCATCGTCCAGTCCCAGGGCGGCATCCTCGTCGAACATCTCAAGCAGCTCGGCCTGCACTGCGACCTCGGCCCCGACGACCGCTTCTTCTGGTACACCTCCACCGGCTGGATGATGTGGAACTTCCTCGTCTCCGGCCTGCTCACCGGCACCACGATCGTCCTCTACGACGGCAGCCCCGGCTACCCCGACACCGGCGCCCAATGGCGCATCGCCGAACGCACGAAGGCCACGCTCTTCGGCACATCGGCCGCGTACGTCATGGCCTGCCGCAAGGCCGGCGTACACCCGGCCCGCGACTTCGACCTCTCCACCGTCCAGTGCGTCGCCACCACCGGATCCCCGCTCCCGCCCGACGGATTCCGCTGGCTGCACGACGAATTCGAGGACACCCCCGGCGGCCTCTGGATGGCCTCCGTCAGCGGCGGCACGGACGTCTGCTCCTGCTTCGCCGGGGCCGTACCGACCCTGCCCGTGCACATCGGCGAACTCCAGGCCCCCGGCCTCGGCACGGACCTGCAGGCCTGGGACCCCCAGGGCAAGCCCCTCATCGACGAGGTCGGCGAACTCGTGGTCACCAACCCGATGCCCTCCATGCCGATCCACTTCTGGAACGACCCGGACGGCACCCGCTACCACGACAGCTACTTCGACACCTATCCCGGAGTCTGGCGCCACGGCGACTGGATCACCGTCACCTCGCACGGCTCGGTCGTCATCCACGGCCGCTCCGACTCCACGCTCAACCGCCAAGGCGTACGCATGGGTTCGGCCGACATCTACGAAGCCGTGGAACGCCTCCCCGAGATCCGCGAATCCCTCGTCATCGGCGTAGAACAGCCCGACGGCGGCTACTGGATGCCCCTCTTCATCCACCTCGCCCCCGGCGCCACCCTCGACGACGGCCTCCGCGACCGCATCAAGCAGACCATCCGCGCGCAGCTCTCCCCGCGCCACGTCCCCGACGAGGTCATCGAGGTCCCCGGCATCCCGCACACCCTCACCGGCAAGCGCATCGAGGTCCCGGTCAAGCGGCTCCTCCAGGGCACCGCACTGGACAAGGCGGTCAACCCCGGCTCGGTGGACAACCTCGACCTGCTCCGCTTCTACGAGAACCTGGCCCGCAAGCGCTCCTGA
- the ptsP gene encoding phosphoenolpyruvate--protein phosphotransferase, with translation METTLRGVGVSHGVAIGEVRHMGTAVLEPPAKQIPAEEAEREQGRARQAVEAVAADLNARGNLAGGEAQHVLEAQAMIAQDPELMADVDRRVTVGSSAERAIYDAFSHYRELLAGAGEYMAGRVADLDDVRNRIVARLLGVPMPGVPDSDEPYVLIARDLAPADTALLDPALVLGFVTEEGGPTSHSAILARALGVPAIVALPGAGELAEGTVVAVDGSTGEIFVEPSAEKRSQLEASAAARKAALAASTGPGATSDGHKVPLLANVGGPADVPAAVEAGAEGVGLFRTEFLFLDDSTKAPSEEKQVEAYRAVLEAFPEGRVVVRVLDAGADKPLDFLTPGDEPNPALGVRGLRSLLEHPDVLRTQLTALAKAAEGLPVYLEVMAPMVADRIDAKAFADACREAGLQAKFGAMVEIPSAALRARSILQEVEFLSLGTNDLAQYAFAADRQVGAVSRLQDPWQPALLDLVALSAEAARAEGKSCGVCGEAASDPLLACVLTGLGVTSLSMGAASIPYVRATLGKYTLAQCERAAAAARAADSAEEARKAVQAVLSGE, from the coding sequence ATGGAGACAACGCTGCGAGGCGTCGGCGTGAGCCACGGTGTGGCGATCGGCGAGGTTCGGCACATGGGGACGGCGGTGCTGGAGCCGCCTGCCAAGCAGATTCCCGCGGAGGAAGCCGAGCGCGAACAGGGGCGTGCTCGCCAGGCGGTGGAAGCTGTGGCGGCCGATCTCAATGCGCGTGGCAACCTCGCCGGTGGCGAGGCGCAGCACGTGCTCGAGGCGCAGGCCATGATCGCCCAGGACCCCGAGCTGATGGCCGACGTCGACCGGCGGGTGACCGTCGGGAGCTCGGCGGAGCGCGCCATCTACGACGCTTTCTCGCACTACCGCGAGCTGCTCGCGGGTGCCGGCGAGTACATGGCCGGTCGTGTCGCCGACCTGGACGACGTGCGGAATCGTATCGTCGCCCGTCTGCTGGGCGTTCCTATGCCCGGTGTTCCGGACAGCGACGAGCCCTACGTCCTGATCGCGCGTGACCTCGCGCCGGCGGACACGGCGCTGCTCGACCCCGCACTGGTGCTCGGCTTCGTCACCGAGGAGGGCGGGCCGACCAGTCACAGCGCGATTCTCGCGCGGGCGCTCGGTGTGCCCGCGATCGTCGCTCTGCCGGGTGCCGGTGAGCTGGCCGAGGGCACTGTTGTCGCCGTGGACGGCAGCACCGGTGAGATCTTCGTCGAGCCGAGTGCGGAGAAGCGGAGTCAGCTGGAGGCCTCGGCTGCCGCGCGCAAGGCCGCGCTCGCCGCGTCGACGGGTCCCGGTGCGACGTCCGACGGGCACAAGGTGCCGTTGCTCGCCAATGTCGGCGGTCCCGCGGATGTGCCGGCGGCGGTGGAGGCCGGTGCCGAGGGTGTCGGTCTCTTCCGTACCGAGTTCCTCTTCCTCGACGACAGCACCAAGGCGCCGTCCGAGGAGAAGCAGGTCGAGGCGTACCGCGCGGTGCTCGAGGCGTTCCCCGAGGGTCGTGTCGTCGTGCGTGTGCTCGACGCGGGTGCCGACAAGCCGCTCGACTTCCTGACGCCCGGCGATGAGCCGAACCCGGCGCTCGGCGTGCGCGGGCTGCGGTCGCTGCTTGAGCACCCCGATGTGCTGCGTACGCAGCTGACGGCGCTGGCCAAGGCCGCGGAGGGGCTGCCGGTCTACCTCGAGGTCATGGCGCCGATGGTCGCCGACCGCATCGACGCCAAGGCGTTCGCCGACGCGTGCCGCGAGGCGGGGCTGCAGGCCAAGTTCGGTGCCATGGTGGAGATTCCGTCCGCCGCTCTGCGGGCGCGCTCGATTCTCCAGGAGGTCGAGTTCCTGTCGCTCGGCACCAATGACCTCGCGCAGTACGCGTTCGCGGCCGACCGTCAGGTGGGCGCCGTCTCCCGGCTGCAGGACCCGTGGCAGCCCGCGCTGCTCGACCTGGTCGCGCTGTCCGCCGAGGCGGCGAGGGCCGAGGGCAAGAGCTGTGGCGTGTGTGGCGAGGCGGCCTCCGACCCGCTGCTCGCGTGTGTGCTGACCGGTCTCGGTGTGACCTCCCTTTCGATGGGCGCCGCGTCCATTCCTTATGTGCGGGCGACTCTGGGCAAGTACACGCTGGCTCAGTGCGAGCGTGCGGCTGCTGCCGCGCGTGCCGCTGACAGTGCCGAGGAAGCACGGAAGGCCGTGCAGGCGGTGCTGTCCGGCGAGTAG
- a CDS encoding PTS glucose transporter subunit IIA, translating to MTSVSSPLAGRAIGLSAVPDPVFSGAMVGPGTAIDPVREPSVAVAPVDGIVVSLHPHAFVVVDDQGHGVLTHLGIDTVQLNGEGFELLVNKGDTVQRGQSIVRWDPASVEAAGKSPVCPIVALEATAESLSDLVEDGDVKAGDALFSWK from the coding sequence ATGACCAGCGTTTCGTCCCCGCTAGCAGGACGCGCCATCGGGCTCTCTGCTGTGCCGGACCCCGTGTTCTCCGGCGCGATGGTCGGACCCGGCACCGCCATCGACCCCGTGCGCGAGCCCTCCGTGGCTGTCGCCCCCGTCGACGGCATCGTCGTCTCGCTCCACCCCCATGCCTTTGTCGTCGTGGACGACCAGGGGCACGGCGTGCTGACGCACCTGGGCATCGACACCGTTCAGCTCAACGGCGAGGGCTTCGAGCTGCTCGTGAACAAGGGTGACACCGTGCAGCGCGGTCAGTCCATCGTGCGCTGGGACCCCGCGAGCGTCGAGGCGGCCGGCAAGTCCCCGGTCTGCCCGATCGTGGCACTGGAGGCCACTGCCGAGTCCCTCTCCGACCTCGTGGAGGATGGCGACGTAAAAGCTGGGGACGCTCTCTTCAGCTGGAAGTGA